A section of the Streptomyces sp. Je 1-369 genome encodes:
- a CDS encoding ester cyclase: MGVLSHFAARLRRYWLRGPRPAAGGPPRHLRRADTGTTTSKAGRELNGETLIQRYIRALGEQDWDTLTELYDEDAVFYTPLKWGVKGVPFMVQFCKAVHQGFPGVRVALHDEFSNADGTRTAFRFSMHWHNTGPFLGHEPTGERGSSIEAHTVRVRAGRITEQVVAVGSLHLPYIELVRWGMEFPRDLVDPAPEIMSSPQGGGTHG; the protein is encoded by the coding sequence ATGGGCGTCCTGTCACACTTCGCGGCGCGGCTGCGTCGGTACTGGTTGAGGGGGCCCCGACCGGCCGCGGGAGGACCGCCCCGTCACCTACGACGTGCCGACACGGGCACCACGACATCGAAGGCAGGACGGGAATTGAACGGCGAGACGCTCATCCAGCGATACATCCGGGCCTTGGGAGAGCAGGACTGGGACACCCTCACCGAGCTCTACGACGAGGACGCGGTCTTCTACACGCCCCTCAAGTGGGGAGTCAAAGGCGTCCCGTTCATGGTCCAGTTCTGCAAGGCCGTACACCAGGGCTTCCCCGGCGTACGGGTCGCCCTGCACGACGAGTTCTCCAACGCGGACGGCACCCGGACGGCGTTCCGTTTCTCGATGCACTGGCACAACACCGGGCCGTTCCTCGGGCATGAGCCCACCGGGGAGCGCGGGTCGAGCATCGAGGCCCACACCGTGCGGGTCCGCGCGGGCCGCATCACCGAACAGGTCGTGGCCGTCGGGTCCTTGCACCTGCCGTACATCGAACTCGTGCGCTGGGGCATGGAGTTCCCCCGCGACCTGGTCGACCCCGCGCCCGAGATCATGTCCTCCCCGCAGGGCGGGGGAACGCATGGCTGA